In Allomuricauda ruestringensis DSM 13258, the following proteins share a genomic window:
- a CDS encoding acyl-CoA thioesterase translates to MRFHTRKWVKPEDLNANGTLFGGKVLAWIDEEAALYSIIQLENKKIVTKYMSEINFMSTAKEGDIIEIGIEVIKFGTTSISLNCEVRNKMTHESIVTVDNIIMVNLDENGNPKAHGKTKIEYVKDRLAKKEKEEERSAS, encoded by the coding sequence ATGCGATTTCATACAAGAAAATGGGTGAAGCCAGAGGATTTGAATGCCAATGGAACGCTGTTTGGAGGTAAGGTCCTTGCTTGGATAGATGAAGAAGCTGCATTGTACAGCATCATTCAGCTCGAGAACAAAAAAATTGTAACCAAATACATGTCCGAAATCAATTTTATGAGTACTGCCAAAGAAGGCGATATCATAGAAATTGGTATTGAGGTCATAAAATTTGGGACCACCTCAATTTCCTTGAACTGCGAAGTTAGAAATAAGATGACCCACGAGAGTATTGTTACGGTGGACAATATTATTATGGTCAATCTAGATGAGAACGGCAATCCCAAGGCCCACGGGAAAACGAAAATAGAATACGTTAAAGACCGTTTGGCCAAAAAAGAAAAAGAAGAAGAAAGGTCCGCTTCTTAG
- a CDS encoding dipeptidase: MKYFYLFFSLSLLISCGEKKTEKTETLEEKAQRIHDSVITIDTHDDINVQNFTDSINYTQRLETQINIPKMEEGGLDVAWLIVYTGQDTLTTEGYAKASENAISKFEAIHRLCEDIAPDQIELALTSDDVRRIAASGKKVAMIGVENAYPIGEDLSNIEEYQKLGARYMSLSHNGHSQFSDSNTGEQDSAWLHNGLSALGKEAVAEMNRVGMMIDVSHPSKEAMKQMIELTKAPIIASHSSARALCDHSRNLDDEQLMLMKENGGVVQTVAFSSYLNTEKHEARSAYMTEVYKKVADSLDVAWYERSQFSSLTDEQREEFFVNYRKVMNIGKELAETDPNVPPAVNVSDFVDHIDYMVDLIGIDHVGISSDFDGGGGIEGWSDASETFNVTLELVKRGYTEEEIAKLWGGNLLRVLDDVQAVAKTLN; the protein is encoded by the coding sequence ATGAAATATTTTTATCTATTCTTTAGTCTTTCCCTATTAATCTCTTGCGGAGAAAAAAAAACTGAAAAGACCGAAACCTTGGAAGAAAAAGCCCAAAGGATTCATGATTCCGTGATTACGATTGATACTCATGACGATATCAACGTGCAGAATTTTACGGACAGCATCAATTACACTCAACGACTGGAAACTCAAATCAATATTCCGAAAATGGAGGAAGGTGGATTGGATGTAGCTTGGCTTATTGTGTATACGGGTCAGGATACTTTAACCACCGAAGGTTATGCCAAAGCCTCTGAGAATGCTATTTCCAAATTTGAAGCCATTCACCGGTTGTGCGAAGATATTGCTCCGGACCAAATTGAGTTGGCATTGACTTCCGATGATGTGAGAAGAATTGCAGCATCAGGAAAAAAAGTGGCCATGATCGGTGTGGAAAATGCTTATCCAATCGGCGAAGATCTTTCCAATATTGAAGAGTACCAAAAACTTGGTGCCCGCTATATGTCCCTATCACACAATGGGCATAGCCAGTTCAGCGATTCCAACACCGGAGAACAAGACAGTGCATGGCTGCATAACGGCCTAAGTGCTCTGGGGAAGGAAGCTGTTGCTGAAATGAACCGTGTTGGAATGATGATCGATGTTTCGCATCCATCCAAAGAAGCCATGAAACAAATGATTGAGTTGACCAAAGCTCCCATTATTGCCTCACACTCTTCGGCTAGGGCACTTTGCGACCACAGCCGTAATTTGGATGATGAACAATTGATGTTGATGAAAGAAAATGGAGGCGTGGTGCAAACCGTTGCCTTTAGTTCTTATTTGAACACCGAAAAGCACGAAGCCCGTTCCGCTTATATGACCGAAGTCTATAAAAAAGTAGCAGATTCATTGGATGTTGCCTGGTATGAACGTTCCCAGTTCTCTTCTTTGACCGATGAGCAGCGTGAGGAATTCTTTGTCAACTACCGAAAGGTGATGAACATTGGTAAAGAATTGGCCGAAACCGACCCCAATGTGCCACCAGCAGTAAATGTATCCGACTTTGTGGACCACATTGACTATATGGTGGATTTAATCGGAATTGACCACGTGGGCATCAGCTCCGATTTTGATGGAGGTGGCGGCATCGAAGGCTGGTCAGATGCTTCTGAAACCTTCAACGTAACCTTGGAACTGGTGAAACGGGGCTATACCGAAGAAGAAATAGCCAAATTGTGGGGCGGCAACCTGTTAAGAGTGTTGGACGATGTTCAGGCCGTGGCCAAAACTTTGAACTAA
- a CDS encoding sigma-70 family RNA polymerase sigma factor translates to MRQLKIIKQVTNRESKSLDKYLQDISKIDLITAQEEVELAQKIRAGDQAALEKLTNANLRFVVSVAKQYQNQGLKLPDLINEGNVGLVKAAKRFDETRGFKFISYAVWWIRQSILQALAEQSRVVRLPLNKIGSINKIKKTFSYLEQAHERPPSPEEIAKELDMTVSEVKQSLKNTGRHVSMDAPLKEGETSNLYDVLNAGDSPKPDKGLMHQSLNTEINRALDTLSPREADVVRLYYGIGNQPSMTLEEIGSTFDLTRERVRQIREKAIRKLRHTSKSKILKSYLG, encoded by the coding sequence ATGAGGCAGCTAAAAATCATTAAACAGGTTACGAACCGGGAATCCAAATCACTTGACAAATACTTGCAGGACATTAGTAAAATTGATTTAATCACCGCGCAGGAGGAAGTTGAGCTAGCACAGAAGATCAGGGCCGGAGACCAAGCTGCTTTGGAAAAACTGACGAACGCAAACCTAAGGTTTGTGGTCTCCGTGGCAAAACAATATCAAAATCAAGGTCTAAAATTACCCGATTTGATCAACGAGGGAAACGTTGGTTTGGTAAAAGCTGCCAAACGATTTGATGAAACCCGAGGATTTAAATTTATTTCCTACGCGGTTTGGTGGATTCGCCAATCCATTCTGCAAGCCTTGGCAGAACAATCCCGTGTGGTTCGATTGCCTTTGAACAAGATTGGATCCATCAACAAAATAAAAAAAACATTCTCTTATTTGGAACAAGCGCACGAGCGTCCACCATCTCCCGAAGAAATTGCCAAGGAATTGGACATGACGGTTTCCGAAGTAAAACAATCTTTGAAGAATACAGGCAGGCACGTATCCATGGATGCTCCATTAAAAGAGGGAGAAACGTCCAATTTGTATGATGTGCTAAACGCCGGAGATTCCCCAAAACCCGATAAAGGTTTGATGCACCAGTCTTTGAACACCGAAATAAACAGGGCATTGGATACACTATCTCCAAGAGAAGCCGATGTGGTAAGACTGTATTATGGAATTGGTAATCAACCCTCCATGACCTTGGAAGAAATTGGCAGCACCTTTGATCTGACCAGGGAGCGTGTGCGTCAAATCCGTGAAAAAGCAATTAGAAAATTAAGACATACCTCAAAAAGTAAGATATTAAAGTCTTATTTGGGATAA
- a CDS encoding DEAD/DEAH box helicase has protein sequence MEVNREIKKKTLYDYQEEDLNKIFKHLEKIPKGANILYQLPTGGGKTVVFSEITRRFIEQTGKKVMVLTHRIELSKQTSKMLHGFGVANKVINSEVKELYDQDNYMCFVAMVETLNNRLQEEKVKINNIGLVIIDEAHYNSFRKLFKYFEDSTILGVTATPLSSNIKLPMKDNYKHLIIGESIKSLIDKQFLAKANLYNYDVSLRTLKLGINGDYTVKSSDEFYSAHSMLGKLLTAYEEIARGTKTLIFNNGINTSLYVYETFKKAGYNVRHLDNKNTATERKEILDWFAKTPDAILTSVSILTTGFDEPTVESIILNRATRSLTLYFQMIGRGSRVLPNKDEFNVIDMGNNIARFGSWDAPVDWQEIFHFPDFYLENIKNDEEIERDFVYEMPDELRAKFSKSDNITFDVKAEYKKIFAQGKKSKVVLEKSIEQHAQICVENSEDVFDARILAKELKDEISYRVKQYSYCIMNNTKNYKEWLEEDYERKLRSSISKMFAARM, from the coding sequence TTGGAGGTAAACAGAGAAATCAAGAAGAAAACATTATACGATTATCAGGAAGAAGACCTGAACAAAATCTTCAAACACTTGGAAAAGATTCCTAAGGGTGCCAATATTTTGTACCAATTGCCCACAGGAGGTGGTAAAACCGTGGTTTTTTCCGAGATAACCAGAAGGTTTATTGAGCAGACCGGTAAAAAGGTGATGGTGCTTACCCACCGTATTGAGCTCAGTAAACAAACCTCCAAAATGCTCCATGGCTTCGGTGTGGCCAATAAGGTAATTAACAGCGAGGTCAAGGAACTTTACGATCAGGACAACTATATGTGCTTTGTGGCTATGGTGGAAACACTGAACAATCGGTTACAGGAAGAAAAAGTAAAAATCAACAATATTGGGCTGGTCATTATTGATGAGGCCCACTACAATTCCTTTAGGAAACTTTTCAAATATTTTGAAGATTCCACGATTTTGGGTGTAACGGCAACACCGTTGAGCTCCAACATCAAACTTCCCATGAAGGACAACTACAAGCATTTGATCATTGGGGAGTCCATAAAATCATTGATAGACAAACAGTTCTTAGCTAAGGCCAACCTTTATAATTATGATGTTAGCCTACGGACCTTAAAACTTGGCATCAATGGAGACTATACCGTAAAGTCTTCTGATGAGTTTTACAGTGCGCACAGTATGTTGGGCAAATTGCTCACTGCTTACGAAGAGATTGCAAGGGGCACCAAAACACTGATTTTCAATAACGGTATCAACACCTCCTTGTATGTGTACGAGACCTTTAAAAAGGCTGGCTACAACGTTAGGCACTTAGATAATAAGAATACAGCGACCGAACGAAAAGAAATCTTGGATTGGTTTGCCAAAACACCAGACGCCATTTTAACCTCCGTAAGTATTTTAACCACAGGTTTTGATGAGCCCACCGTGGAAAGTATTATCCTAAATAGGGCTACACGTTCCCTTACGCTATATTTTCAGATGATAGGAAGGGGCTCTAGGGTATTGCCCAATAAAGATGAGTTCAACGTTATTGATATGGGTAACAACATTGCCCGTTTTGGTTCTTGGGATGCACCTGTGGATTGGCAAGAAATATTCCACTTTCCAGACTTTTATCTGGAAAACATTAAAAATGATGAGGAGATTGAGCGTGATTTTGTGTACGAGATGCCCGATGAGCTCCGTGCCAAATTCAGTAAGTCCGACAACATTACGTTTGATGTAAAAGCGGAGTACAAAAAAATATTCGCGCAAGGTAAAAAATCTAAGGTTGTACTGGAAAAAAGTATAGAACAACATGCCCAAATATGTGTGGAAAATAGCGAAGATGTATTCGATGCCCGTATTTTGGCCAAGGAACTCAAAGATGAGATTTCCTATCGCGTAAAGCAGTATTCGTATTGCATTATGAACAACACCAAAAATTACAAGGAGTGGTTGGAAGAAGATTATGAACGAAAACTCCGTTCCAGTATCTCCAAAATGTTTGCGGCGCGGATGTAG
- a CDS encoding glycosyltransferase produces the protein MSKKLLVIGYVWPEPNTTAAGCRMQQLLEAFISFGFQVTFASTASKTEYSLDLQQMGIRETPIQLNHSSFDEFVKELSPDMVLFDRFMVEEQFGWRVADCAPNAIRILNTEDLHSLRKAREEAHKKKECFTLQHWKNHPITLREVASIYRCDLSLIISTYEMEILYATLNIPTELLCHLPFMVGKTTEQWPSYIARKGFVSIGNGKHAPNVDAIKVLKQEIWPQIRKQLPEAEMHIYGAYLPQQLNEMHSPKTRFHVHGWAEDVDVVLKKAKVLLAPIQFGAGIKGKLLDAMKIGTPSVTTSIGAEGMHGDLPWNGTITNAWDKFAQAAVDLYQNPTAWENAQRQGSELLQTFYDKESLQTRLKERLQQLSEALQTHRTQNFIGKLLQHQTMASTKYMAKWIEAKHKE, from the coding sequence ATGTCAAAAAAACTTCTCGTAATCGGTTATGTATGGCCCGAGCCCAACACCACGGCTGCTGGCTGCCGAATGCAACAATTGCTGGAAGCCTTTATAAGCTTTGGTTTTCAAGTTACGTTTGCCAGTACCGCCAGTAAAACCGAGTACAGTTTAGATCTGCAACAAATGGGAATTCGGGAAACTCCCATACAGCTTAACCATTCCAGTTTTGATGAATTTGTAAAAGAACTATCTCCCGATATGGTGCTGTTCGATCGCTTTATGGTGGAAGAACAATTTGGATGGCGTGTAGCGGACTGTGCCCCAAATGCCATTCGCATACTGAATACCGAAGATTTACACTCGCTGCGAAAGGCTAGGGAAGAGGCTCATAAAAAGAAGGAATGCTTTACGTTACAACATTGGAAAAACCACCCAATAACTTTACGGGAAGTGGCCAGTATTTATCGTTGTGATCTTAGTTTGATTATTTCTACCTACGAAATGGAAATTTTATATGCAACACTGAACATTCCTACTGAATTGTTGTGCCATTTGCCTTTTATGGTGGGTAAAACTACAGAACAATGGCCATCTTATATAGCACGAAAAGGCTTTGTAAGCATAGGAAATGGTAAACATGCCCCCAATGTTGACGCCATCAAGGTTTTAAAGCAAGAGATTTGGCCTCAAATTCGAAAACAACTACCAGAAGCCGAAATGCATATTTATGGAGCATACTTACCCCAACAATTGAATGAAATGCACAGCCCCAAAACCCGTTTTCATGTACACGGATGGGCAGAAGACGTAGATGTAGTGCTTAAAAAAGCCAAAGTATTGCTTGCACCCATACAATTTGGTGCGGGGATTAAAGGAAAATTATTGGATGCCATGAAAATAGGCACCCCAAGCGTAACCACATCTATTGGAGCGGAGGGCATGCATGGTGACCTGCCTTGGAACGGCACAATTACTAATGCCTGGGACAAGTTTGCCCAAGCTGCAGTGGATTTGTACCAAAACCCGACCGCTTGGGAGAACGCTCAACGGCAAGGAAGTGAATTGCTTCAAACTTTTTATGATAAAGAAAGTTTGCAAACTCGATTAAAAGAACGACTGCAACAACTAAGCGAAGCTTTGCAAACCCATCGTACGCAAAATTTTATCGGGAAGTTGCTACAGCATCAAACCATGGCCAGTACCAAGTATATGGCCAAATGGATTGAAGCGAAGCATAAGGAGTAG
- a CDS encoding endonuclease MutS2, protein MQNIHPKTLQDLEFPTVLTQIAARCNTELGKEEALAIKPFQDKEELMAILGQTSEYLASFSNDNRIPNHGFDHINSELGLLKIDNSTLEISGFRKIGGICKTVAIHQKFFKKFKEYYPLLFDKVNALELHPEIPDAIDDVIDKFGEIKDSASDELRYIRSKINEVRSKINQSFSTALGRYQSSDFLDEIRESVVENRRVLAVKAMHRKKVKGTVMGTSKTGSIVYIVPEATLSYTRELNNLEFEEKEEIQRILNKLTDEIRPYLELLQEYQKHLSNTDITAAKARYASEMNGLLPEINEERELYLRDAYHPLLYLSNKRKNEKTWPQTIKLHQENRIIVISGPNAGGKSITLKTIGLLQVMLQSGMLIPVHERSSVCFFDKILTDIGDNQSIENHLSTYSYRLKNMNQFLRKCNDKTLFLIDEFGTGSDPELGGALAEAFLEVFYEREAYGVITTHYANLKALANELPHTTNANMLFNSKTLEPTFQLVLGEAGSSFTFEVAQKNGIPYSLINKAKKKIERGKVRFDATIAKLQKERSKMVETGSKLKEEESKAREESERLEQLNSKIKSKLESYQEMYDHNQRMIQLGNKVNTAAEKYFIDKKKRPLISEMLRIVETENSKRKKTTAKKAKAKQQEKKQVAQELEQKIKKVRVEKKVQKKKEIQAEKNKPRPVFKVGDRVRLMDGKAVGSIDTLEKGKAVVNYGMFTTNVSVDQLELVEAKK, encoded by the coding sequence ATGCAAAACATTCACCCCAAAACACTTCAGGATCTCGAATTTCCAACGGTATTGACCCAAATCGCTGCACGATGCAATACCGAATTGGGCAAAGAGGAGGCCCTGGCCATAAAACCGTTCCAAGATAAAGAGGAATTGATGGCTATTTTAGGGCAGACTTCGGAGTATTTGGCGTCTTTTTCCAACGACAACCGCATTCCCAATCATGGTTTCGACCATATCAACAGCGAATTGGGGCTGCTCAAGATTGACAATAGCACTTTGGAGATTTCTGGTTTTCGAAAGATTGGTGGCATCTGCAAGACTGTCGCCATCCATCAAAAATTCTTTAAAAAGTTCAAGGAATACTATCCGTTGCTTTTTGATAAAGTGAATGCCCTGGAATTGCATCCTGAAATTCCGGATGCAATTGATGATGTTATCGACAAGTTTGGGGAAATCAAAGATTCCGCCTCGGATGAGTTACGCTACATTCGAAGCAAAATCAATGAAGTGCGCAGTAAAATCAACCAAAGTTTCAGTACGGCCCTTGGGCGTTATCAATCCTCGGATTTTTTGGATGAAATCCGTGAATCTGTTGTGGAAAACCGTAGGGTATTGGCCGTAAAGGCCATGCACCGCAAAAAAGTGAAGGGCACGGTGATGGGCACTTCCAAAACAGGAAGCATCGTGTATATTGTGCCAGAGGCCACGCTTTCCTACACCAGAGAGCTCAATAATCTTGAGTTTGAGGAGAAAGAAGAAATCCAGCGCATCCTGAACAAGCTCACCGACGAGATTCGACCTTATTTGGAGTTGTTACAGGAATATCAAAAACATCTTTCCAATACAGATATTACCGCTGCCAAAGCAAGGTACGCGAGCGAGATGAACGGTTTATTGCCAGAAATCAATGAGGAGCGGGAACTATATCTTCGAGATGCCTACCATCCGCTACTTTATCTTTCCAACAAACGAAAGAACGAGAAAACCTGGCCGCAGACGATAAAACTACACCAAGAGAACCGAATTATTGTGATTTCTGGGCCTAACGCAGGGGGAAAAAGTATCACATTAAAAACAATTGGACTGCTTCAAGTAATGCTTCAAAGCGGAATGTTGATTCCCGTGCACGAACGTAGTTCCGTTTGCTTTTTTGATAAGATTCTAACGGATATTGGGGATAATCAATCCATTGAAAATCATTTGAGCACATACAGTTATCGACTCAAAAACATGAACCAATTTTTAAGAAAGTGCAACGACAAAACCTTGTTCTTAATTGATGAATTTGGTACAGGCAGTGACCCCGAATTGGGCGGTGCTTTGGCGGAAGCTTTTTTGGAGGTGTTCTACGAGCGCGAAGCTTATGGAGTGATCACTACACACTATGCCAATTTGAAGGCTTTGGCCAACGAACTGCCACACACCACCAACGCCAATATGCTGTTCAACTCTAAAACCTTGGAGCCCACCTTTCAATTGGTGCTGGGCGAAGCGGGAAGCTCCTTTACGTTTGAGGTGGCCCAAAAGAACGGCATCCCCTACTCCTTGATCAATAAAGCAAAGAAGAAAATTGAACGCGGAAAGGTCCGCTTTGATGCCACTATTGCCAAGCTACAAAAAGAGCGCAGCAAAATGGTGGAAACTGGCTCCAAACTCAAAGAAGAGGAGTCCAAGGCCCGTGAAGAATCGGAACGATTGGAACAGCTCAACTCCAAGATCAAGTCCAAGTTGGAGAGTTACCAAGAAATGTACGACCACAACCAGCGTATGATCCAACTCGGCAACAAAGTGAACACCGCAGCTGAGAAATACTTTATCGACAAAAAAAAACGGCCGCTAATTTCTGAGATGCTTCGTATTGTGGAAACCGAGAACAGCAAGCGCAAAAAAACCACGGCCAAAAAGGCGAAGGCCAAGCAACAGGAGAAAAAACAAGTGGCCCAAGAACTGGAGCAAAAGATCAAGAAAGTTCGGGTTGAGAAAAAAGTCCAGAAGAAAAAAGAAATTCAGGCAGAAAAGAACAAGCCGCGCCCTGTTTTTAAGGTAGGCGATCGCGTCCGCTTAATGGACGGTAAGGCCGTAGGCAGCATTGACACTTTGGAGAAAGGCAAGGCCGTGGTGAATTACGGTATGTTTACCACCAACGTTAGCGTGGATCAATTGGAATTGGTGGAGGCGAAGAAGTAA
- a CDS encoding uracil-DNA glycosylase — protein sequence MDVNIENSWKAQLNNEFKKTYFQELAIFVKQEYKQNTCYPKGKDIFSAFDHCPFQETKVVIIGQDPYHGPNQANGLCFSVKDGIPHPPSLVNIFKEIKTDVEKPYPKSGNLECWADQGVLLLNATLTVRAHQAGSHQKKGWEQFTDAVIKTVSSELEGVVFLLWGGFAKKKSSLIDKSKHHILTSGHPSPLSANRGLWFGNQHFSKTNGLLAQMGKEPIDW from the coding sequence ATGGACGTTAATATTGAAAATAGCTGGAAAGCACAATTGAACAATGAATTTAAAAAAACCTATTTCCAAGAATTGGCAATATTTGTGAAGCAGGAATATAAACAGAATACCTGTTACCCAAAGGGTAAGGATATTTTTTCTGCATTTGATCATTGTCCATTCCAAGAAACCAAAGTGGTCATCATTGGTCAAGACCCCTACCATGGGCCGAACCAAGCGAATGGGTTGTGCTTTTCCGTAAAAGATGGTATTCCGCATCCGCCATCCTTGGTCAATATTTTCAAAGAGATCAAAACCGATGTTGAAAAGCCGTATCCCAAAAGCGGTAATCTGGAGTGTTGGGCGGATCAAGGGGTTCTTTTGTTGAATGCCACGCTGACAGTTCGTGCACATCAGGCAGGGAGTCATCAGAAAAAAGGGTGGGAGCAATTTACCGATGCGGTGATCAAAACGGTTTCCAGTGAACTGGAAGGTGTTGTTTTTCTGCTTTGGGGCGGATTCGCCAAGAAAAAATCATCCTTGATCGATAAAAGCAAACACCATATTTTAACATCGGGGCATCCTTCTCCTTTGAGTGCCAATCGCGGATTGTGGTTTGGCAATCAACATTTTAGTAAAACCAACGGTTTGCTCGCCCAAATGGGTAAAGAACCGATTGATTGGTGA
- a CDS encoding substrate-binding domain-containing protein: MKTVKIIGVPEHFNLPWHLAMEDNAFEDRGIQLEWTDIPEGTGKMTQMLQDGEADMGIILTEGIIKSISQGNPSKIVQEYVSSPLLWGIHVDANSDRQSITSLKDDKIAISRMGSGSHLMAYINAQNQGWDTKNLEFEIVNNLDGAVENLTNGSNAYFMWEHFTTKPLVDNGTFKRVGDCPTPWPCFVMAASDAFLKENAGVLRHILEVINTYTSEFKQIPSIDRTLSNRYEQKLEDTQEWLSKTTWGQEQLSEETMNEVQSRLYDLNLIEEVKDASKFLWK, from the coding sequence ATGAAAACCGTAAAAATTATTGGGGTCCCCGAACATTTTAATCTGCCCTGGCACCTCGCTATGGAAGATAACGCATTTGAAGACCGGGGTATTCAATTGGAATGGACTGACATTCCCGAAGGAACGGGAAAAATGACCCAAATGCTTCAAGATGGTGAAGCGGACATGGGCATCATTCTCACCGAGGGTATCATAAAAAGCATCTCACAGGGCAATCCAAGTAAAATTGTTCAGGAATATGTCTCTTCTCCCCTGCTCTGGGGAATCCATGTAGACGCAAACAGCGACCGACAATCCATCACCTCATTAAAGGATGACAAGATTGCCATCAGCCGTATGGGCAGTGGGAGTCATTTAATGGCCTACATCAACGCACAAAACCAAGGATGGGATACCAAAAACCTCGAATTTGAAATCGTGAACAACCTTGATGGCGCCGTAGAAAATCTCACAAACGGCTCCAACGCCTATTTTATGTGGGAACACTTTACCACCAAACCCCTTGTAGACAACGGAACCTTTAAACGAGTGGGCGACTGCCCTACTCCATGGCCTTGTTTTGTTATGGCCGCTTCGGATGCATTTTTAAAAGAAAACGCAGGTGTGTTGCGCCATATTTTGGAAGTGATTAATACCTACACCTCGGAATTTAAACAAATTCCGAGTATTGACAGGACACTATCCAACCGATACGAACAAAAGCTGGAGGATACCCAAGAATGGTTATCCAAAACCACATGGGGACAAGAGCAACTTTCTGAAGAAACCATGAATGAGGTGCAATCCAGGCTATATGACCTTAATTTGATTGAGGAAGTCAAAGACGCTTCAAAATTCCTTTGGAAATAA
- a CDS encoding nucleoside phosphorylase, whose amino-acid sequence MGSSLGSSELILNPDGSIYHLNLLPDDIATTIITVGDPERVREVSKYFDSIEIKKSKREFVTHTGYYSGKRISVVSTGIGTDNIDIVFNELDALANIDFQSRQINTKKKQLNFIRVGTSGSLQSDIPVDSFLISAAGIGFDNLLHFYDCGHIKNKEMEQALAAYLNWGKYNIHPYVVDFNKELGDVFVSNRIRLGVTGTNSGFYAPQGRSLRLAPVIRDFNEKLAGFSYGDLRITNLEMETAAIYGIAKLHGHRAVSLNAILANRATGEFSKQGHKAIDELIQYTLEHIAESHLV is encoded by the coding sequence ATGGGCTCATCGCTGGGAAGTTCAGAACTTATTCTGAATCCTGATGGGAGCATTTACCATCTAAATCTTCTTCCAGATGACATTGCCACCACCATTATCACGGTTGGTGACCCAGAACGGGTGCGCGAAGTGTCCAAATACTTTGACTCCATTGAAATAAAGAAAAGCAAACGAGAGTTTGTCACCCATACCGGGTATTATTCAGGTAAACGCATTTCTGTTGTCTCAACTGGCATCGGAACGGACAATATTGACATTGTTTTTAATGAATTGGATGCCTTGGCAAACATAGATTTTCAATCTCGACAGATAAACACCAAAAAAAAACAGCTCAATTTTATACGGGTCGGTACATCAGGCTCTTTACAATCGGATATCCCCGTTGATTCATTTTTGATTAGTGCCGCTGGTATTGGCTTTGACAACCTTTTGCATTTCTATGATTGCGGGCACATCAAAAACAAAGAGATGGAACAAGCCCTTGCGGCCTACTTAAATTGGGGTAAGTACAATATTCACCCCTATGTGGTTGATTTTAACAAAGAGCTAGGTGATGTTTTTGTCTCAAATCGTATACGATTAGGTGTAACTGGTACAAATTCAGGTTTTTACGCTCCACAAGGCAGGTCGTTGCGTTTAGCTCCCGTTATTAGGGACTTTAATGAGAAATTAGCTGGTTTTTCTTATGGGGATTTGAGGATAACCAATCTAGAAATGGAAACAGCAGCCATATACGGTATTGCAAAACTACATGGACACCGAGCCGTTTCCCTCAATGCAATATTGGCCAACAGGGCTACGGGAGAGTTCTCCAAGCAAGGCCATAAAGCCATCGATGAATTGATTCAATATACCTTGGAACATATTGCCGAAAGTCATTTGGTATAA